TATGAAGCCCGCGTAATCGGCTCCGATACCCTAACAGATCTGGCTGTGTTGCAAATTGATGGCGTCAATCTACCCGTTATTCCCATGAATCCAGACCGTATCCCGCATGTCGGCGATGTCGTCATGGCAATCGGTAACCCTTATAACCTAGGGCAAACCGTTACGCAGGGCGTTATTAGCGCCACTGGCCGCGTCAGCCTCAGCACTTACGGCCAACAACGAAGCCAGGTAGGACGCCAAAATTTGCTGCAAACCGATGCATCAATTAACCACGGAAACTCTGGTGGTGCGCTGGTCAACACGCTCGGTGAACTGGTTGGTATTAATACCCTTTCTTTTGATAAAAGCAGCAATGGCGAAACGCCGGAAGGCATTAGCTTCGCGATCCCCGTCGCATTGGCTACCAAAGTGATGGGTAAACTGATTCGCGATGGTCGTGTGGTTCGCGGCTATATTGGCATCAACGGCGTACAGCTTGAGAACATAGAAACCAGTAGCCTTACCAATAATAACGGTGCACAGGGCAGATTAAGCGGTATTCTCGTTCAGACTATCGATCCCGGTGGCCCGGCGGATAAAACAGGTATCCGCATTGAAGACGTCATCGTTAGCGTAAACAATAAGCCTGCACGCTCGATTATCGAAACCATGGAACAGGTTTCAGAAATACGTCCCGGCACCGTCATTCCGGTCACGATTGAGCGCGATAAAAAGCAATTCACGCTACAAATGACGATTCAGGAATTCCCTACCCAATAGCGGCATCCGAGGCGAGTGGATAAAACAGTATCAGCAGGTAAACAAGAAACCGGGTGGGAACCCACCCGGCTGGCAAATATTATTTGAAGAGAAAACGGATAAAGCGCTTATTCGTGTTCTTTAACGCGCTCAATGTTCGCACCTAACCCACGCAGCTTATCTTCGATACGGTCGTAGCCACGATCGATGTGATAAATACGATCTACTATCGTCACACCTTCCGCGATACAGCCCGCTAACACCAGACTAGCCGACGCACGTAAGTCGGTCGCCATCACCTGCGCACCAGACAGCTTATCAACGCCGTGGCAAATCACGGTATTGCTCTCAATTTCCGCCTGTGCGCCCATACGGATAAGCTCAGGCACATGCATGAAGCGGTTTTCGAAGATGGTTTCGGTAATCACACCCGTTCCTTCTGCGACCAGATTCAACAGGCTGAACTGCGCCTGCATATCGGTCGGGAACCCCGGATGCGGCGACGTGCGAACGGTAACCGCTTTCGGGCGCTTACCGTGCATATCTAGGCTAATCCAGTCTTCGCCGATTTCGATCTCCGCGCCTGCTTCTCGCAGCTTCGCCAATACCGCATCCAGCGTATCAGGACGGGTATTACGGCAGATAATCTGACCGCGAGATACCGCAGCCGCGACCAGAAATGTCCCGGTTTCAATACGGTCAGGCACCACGCGGTAGACACCGCCACCCAGACGCGCAACACCTTCAATGGTGATTTTATCCGTGCCTGCACCGCTGATTTTCGCACCCAGCGTATTCAGGAAGTTTGCCGTATCGACAATCTCCGGCTCACGCGCCGCGTTCTCAATAATTGTAGTGCCTTCCGCCAGCGTTGCCGCACTCATGATGGTTACCGTGGCACCGACGCTCACTTTATCCATCACGATATGTGCACCTTTCAGACGACCATCAACCGTCGCTTTCACATAGCCTTCTTCCAGCACGATCTGCGCACCGAGCTGCTCAAGGCCGTAAATGTGCAAATCTACTGGGCGCGCGCCAATCGCACAGCCGCCGGGCAGAGAAACCTGCCCCTGCCCGAAACGCGCCACCAGCGGCCCCAACGCCCAGATAGAGGCACGCATGGTTTTCACCAGATCGTACGGCGCACAGAACACGTTTACATCGCTGGCATCCACATGGACGGAACCGTTACGCTCAACGCGCGCACCCAACTGACCGAGTAGCTTCATGGTGGTATCAATATCACGCAGTTTCGGTACGTTCTGAATTTCTACCGGCTCTTCTGCAAGTAGCGCAGCGAACAGGATGGGCAACGCAGCATTCTTGGCGCCGGAAATGGTCACTTCCCCCGCTAAACGGGTTGGCCCCTGAACACGAAATTTATCCATAGTCTTTGTATCTCGATGTCTTAATTCAATATGTCGTCACACTGAGACCGGCAGTTTATTCCCACTCGCACGGGGAATACTTAGAAGCCGTTCAGTTTACGGTCGCGTTGCCATTCTTCCGGCGTATAGGCCTTGATTGACAATGCATGAATACGGTTATCCGCGATGTACTCCATCAGCGGCGCATAAACAGCCTGCTGTTTTTTTACTCGGCTCATTCCAGCAAAAAGTCCGCCCACTACGGTGACCTGAAAATGGCTGCCATCACCAGAAACATGGGCTTCTTCCAGTGCCAATGCGTTCATCAGCACGTCTTTAATTTCGTTATTTTCCATCGCTCTCGATTTCTATGTCAGGGGGAGATGATTTACAGGGAGGTATCTTAGATGAATATGGCGCTATCTTAAACAAAGAATACGCCCCTTCGGACGATGCCTAAAGGGGCGAATCCAGTAACCCGCGTTACCGTTTAAGACACAGGAATGATTTCATTCAGGTTATAGAGCGCAATGAGCGTTTTTAGCCGATCGCTGGCACCGACAATCGCTATCTCTCCGCCTGAAGACGGCTGCTGATAAACGTGCATCAGCAATGCTAACCCAGCAGAATCAACGCGATTTAATCCAGACACATCCAGCGTAGTTTTACCCGTCAGCAACGATTCACGCTGCTGCCAGAACGGTAACAGCGTTTCACGATCCAGATCGCCTGTTAATGCCAGCGTGGCGTCCTGTGCCTGCCAGTTCAATGCGTTCGCCATGTTCACACCCAAATTACTTTTTCTGATCCAACGTAATTGTCTGCTTCGCCGAGGACTCCAACTGCTGAGTCAGGCCATCAACGCCTTTCTGACGCAGTACTGCCGCCCACTCGTTCTGTTTAGTGGTGATCATACTGACCCCTTCGGCAATCATGTCGAAGGCCTGCCAGTTACCGGTTTTGCTGTTCTTACGCCATTGGAAGTCCAGACGTACCGGAGGGCGGCCGCCGTTATCAACGATGGTCACGCGAATGGAAACGATATCGGCATTGCCCAGCGGCTGTCCCGACACAATTTGATAGGTTTGGCCGTGATACAGCGCCAAAGCCTGACCGTACGCCTGTTCCAGATAGGCTTCAAACGCTTTGAAATAAGCATCACGCTGTGCCGGTGTCGCATCCTTGTAATAGCGTCCCAGAACCAACGCGCCAGCATATTTCACCTGAACATACGGCAATAGCTCTTCACGTACGATAGTACGCAGATAGTCAGGATTTTGTTTGATCTTTGGCTGTTCGTTCTTCAAGCGATCAAAGGTTTTTTGCGCCGCCTCACTCATTAGACTGTAGGGATTCGTTTGGTCCGCCGCGTTGGCTAATGGCGCGACCACCAGTAAAGCCACCATCAGTAAACGTTTAAACATGCAGATATCCTCTTATGGATGTGAAGGAACAGGTTCGTTGTTGTGCTCAGGCGTTGCCGCAGGATCGGCACCTGGCTCCGTACCCGATTGACCGGCATTATCTTCGCTATTACTACCGCTCTTATATAGGAATTGGCCGATGAGGTCTTCAAGCACCATCGCTGACTTAGTGTCCTGAATCACACCACCGTCTTTCAGGATCGCGGTGCCCATTTCCTCATCTTCAAACCCAATGTTCAGTGCCAGATACTGTTCGCCCAGCAAACCGGAGGTACGAATGGCCAGAGAACTGGTATCAGGAATATGATCGTAGCGCTGCTGAATATCCATCGCCACGCGCGGCAGGTACGTTTTCTCGTCCAGCGAAATATCCGCTACGCGGCCAACCACCACGCCGCCAATTCTGATCGGAGAACGCGCTTTCAGCCCGCCAATGTTGTCAAACGTCGCGTGCAGACGGTACGTTGGCTCGCTGCCGATCGATTTGAGATCGGCTACTTTCAGGCATAAAAAGAGAATGGCCGCCAGCGCGATCAACATAAACACACCAACCCAGACTTCAGTTTTCTTTGTTTGCATCGACTCAGTTCCCAAACATCAGTGCTGTCAGCACAAAATCCAATCCCAGTACCGCTAACGACGAGTGCACAACGGTTCGTGTCGTTGCACGACTGATCCCCTCAGACGTCGGGATCGCGTCATAGCCGTTAAACAGTGCAATCCAGGTCACGGTAATCGCAAATACGATACTTTTAATCACGCAGTTCAACACATCCTGACGCCAGTCAACCGCGCCCTGCATGGCAGACCAGAAGAATCCGCTGTCGATACCTTTCCAGTCCACACCGACTAACCCGCCACCCCAGATCCCCACGGCGACAAAAATCACCGCCAACAGCGGCATGCTGATTAGCCCCGCCCAGAAGCGCGGTGCGACAACGCGACGCAGCGGGTCAACCGCCATCATCTCCATGCTGGAGAGTTGCTCGGTTGCCTTCATCAGCCCAATTTCCGCCGTCAGCGCGGAACCTGCACGTCCAGCGAACAGTAATGCCGTCACCACCGGACCAAGTTCACGCAGCAGCGACAGCGCCACCATCATGCCAAGACTGGCTTCGGCGCTGTACGTCGTCAGGATGATATAGCCCTGCAACCCCAGCACCATGCCGATGAACAGGCCGGACACCATGATGATCAGCAGCGACTGCACACCAACGCTATAAAGCTGTTTCACCAACAGCGGCCACTGTTTTCTGAATTCGGGTTTACCCACCAGCGCATTAAACAGCATCAGCCCGGCGCGCCCAAACGAGGCGCTGGTGGAGATTCCCTGACGCCCCAACGACGCCAACGTCCGTAATAACATGACTGCGTTAACCTCCTGAACCTAGCAGCGACGTTTTATAGTCACCCGCAGGAAAACGGAAAGGCACTGGCCCGTCAGCGATACCATCCAGGAACTGACGAACCTGTGGGTCATTGTTCGCCCTCAGTTCATCCGCCGTTCCTTCCGCCACTACCCGCTTGTCGGCCACGATATAGGCGTAATCGGCGATGCTCATCACCTCTGGCACATCGTGAGAAACCACAATGCAGGTCACGCCCAATGCATGGTTCAGCTCGTCGATGAGCTTCACCAGTGTCCCCAGCGTGATCGGATCTTGCCCGACAAAAGGTTCATCAAACATAATCAGCTGTGGGTCGAGCGCGATGGCTCTCGCCAGCGCTGCTCGCCGCGCCATACCGCCGGAAAGTTCAGCAGGCATCAGCTCGGCGGCTCCACGTAACCCCACGGCTTCCAGTTTCATCATGACGATGCTACGCAGCAAGGATTCCGGCAGTCGGGTATGTTCACGCAGCGGCCAGGCGACATTATCAAACACGTTCAAATCGGTGAATAACGCCCCGGACTGAAACAACATGCTCATTTTCTTGCGTGCGTTGTACAGTTCACTGCGCGACAACGTCGGAATATTCTCGCCATCAAACCAGATTTCGCCGCTGCCCGGCGGTAGCTGCCCGCCGATCAAGCGCAGCAATGTGGTTTTGCCGATACCGGAAGGCCCCATGATCGCAGTGACCTTGCCTTTAGGCACATTCAGCGTGATGTCTGTAAAAATTTCTCGCTCTCCGCGCCGAAAGCTAAGACCACGGATCTCAACCAGATTAGTTGCCTCATGGTTCATTATTTCCATTCCTTACCAATCAGTACGCCAGTACGCCAGTACGCCAGTACGCCAGTACGCCAGTACGCTTACAGCGTGTCTTTCACTCCAGCCTAACGGCTGACTTTCATCAAGGTGCGAGTTTTACAAAAACTTACCGTAAGTTCTTGTCCAAAATGGCGGCATAAACCGTTACCTGATTTTACTTATCGCGACAGGTTTTACTTTTTCGCCAAGCGCCGTCAGAATTAGCACTCATCACAGAAAAACGCTTTTTGTGCGAAAATTGTCCAGGAATACTGACTTATTCGACAACAAGCTAGTGATTATATCCTATAAAGGACGCTGCATGCTGTTTGCAACACTACTCTTGTTCGTTGGTTTGCTATTACTGGTTTACGGTGCCGATCGTCTTGTCTATGGCGCCGCCGTGCTTGCGCGTTCTCTCGGCTTACCTCCCTTTGTCATCGGCATCACCATTGTCGGCTTCGGCACCTCACTACCTGAGCTGATCGTTTCGGTTACCGCGGCCTTAAACAATCAAAACGATATGGCTGTCGGCAATGTTATCGGCTCCAATATCACCAATATTTTACTCATTCTCGGCAGCGCGGCACTCATTCGCCCACTCACGGTACATTCAACCCTGCTGCGTCGAGAATTGCCGCTCATGTTGTCCGTCACTTTATTGTGTGGCGTTTTACTACATGATAGCTATCTGAGCCGTGCCGACGGCATGATGCTGCTCTTCGCCGCTATTCTGTGTCTGGTGTTGATACTGCGTATGGCACAACAGGCGCAGCGAGAAGGCGGCGACAGCCTGACTCGTGAACAGTTGGCGGAACTGCCGCAGGACGACAGCAATCAAATGGCTGCCGTGCTATGGCTGATTCTCGGTGTGATTATTTTACCGATGGCCGCCCGGATGGTGGTGGATAACGCGACCGTCATTGCGCGCTACTTCGATGTCAGCGAATTGACCATCGGGCTGACCATATTGGCGATCGGCACCAGCCTGCCTGAACTGGCTACTGCCATCGTTGGGACGTTGAAAAAAGAAGATGATATTGCGCTGGGCAACCTGATTGGCTCGAACATTTTCAATATCGCGATTGTTTTGGGCGTACCCGCGCTGCTCTCACCGGGTGTACTGAATCCTCAAGTTTTTCAGCGCGACTATTGGGTCATGCTGGCGGCTAGCGTGTTGTTAACCGCACTGTGCCTCAGCAAAAAACGCCGTATAGGACAGGGCGCAGGCGCATTATTATGCTGCGCGTTTATCGCCTATCTGGCGGCTCTATTTTGCTTTTCATAAAGAAGTTCTGTTTTTCATAATGACGCTGTTCCGTTTTCACCCTAATCAGGACTATTGGTATGTCACAGTTTGAACAAGATGCTCATCTAAAACAGCCGTCTGACCGTGCACTATCCGATCACGCACCACAAGCCGATCACACGCTACAGAAGGGGCATGAACTACCCGCAGATTTCGATTTCCAGCAGGCAGGCAAGCAGGTACTGAGTATCGAACGCGATGGGCTTGCGCAATTAGATCAATACATTGACGACAATTTTACCCTCGCCTGCAAAAAGATATTTCACTGCGAGGGCAAAGTGGTGGTGATGGGAATGGGCAAGTCCGGCCACATCGGCTGCAAGATTGCCGCAACCTTCGCCAGCACCGGTACGCCTGCTTTTTTTGTCCATCCAGGCGAAGCCAGCCACGGTGACCTCGGGATGGTAACACCGCACGACATCGTGATCGCCATCTCCAATTCTGGCGAATCGCATGAAATTCTGTCGCTGATTCCCGTCCTGAAACGCCAGAACGTGTTCCTGATCTGCATGACCAGCGCACCCGAAAGTACGATGGGTAAGGCAGCGGATATTCACCTGTGCGTCCACGTCCCACAGGAAGCCTGCCCGCTCGGTCTGGCCCCCACCACCAGCACCACCGCAACGCTGGTCATGGGCGATGCGCTGGCCGTAGCCCTGTTACAGGCGCGCGGCTTTACGGCCGAAGATTTCGCGCTTTCTCACCCCGGTGGCGCACTTGGCCGCAAACTTTTACTGCGCGTCAGCGATATCATGCATTCAGGTGACGAGATTCCCCATGTCCCACACGATGCTTCGCTGCGTGATGCGCTGGTGGAAATTACGCGCAAAAATCTGGGTATGACGGTAATCTGCGAGGCGGATATGAAAATTCAGGGCATCTTTACCGATGGTGACCTGCGCCGCATCTTCGACATGAATATTGACTTGAACAGCGCGCGTATTGCTGATGTGATGACCGCGGGCGGCATCCGGGTCGCACCGCAAACGCTGGCGGTGGATGCACTTAACCTGATGCAGTCACGCCATATCACCTCAGTGCTGGTGGCAGAAAACGATCGTCTGGTCGGGATCGTCCATATGCACGATATGCTGCGGGCTGGCGTGGTTTAATAAGAAAGGATAATAGTGAATGAGTGAAGTCAGGGCGCAAACCGATACCTGCTATGGACCTGTCGATCAACAGGTACTGGATAAAGCCCGTGAGGTTCGCCTGTTAATTTGCGACGTTGACGGCGTGATGTCCGATGGTCTGATTTATATGGGCAACCACGGCGAAGAGCTGAAAGCGTTTAACGTCCGTGATGGCTATGGTATTCGCTGTTTGCTAACGTCCGGCCTTGAGGTTGCCATCATTACCGGACGTTCCGCAAAATTGCTGGAAGATCGCTGTAAAACACTGGGCATTAACCACCTTTACCAAGGGCAATCGGATAAGATTTTGGCCTTCAACGATCTGTTGGATAAACTGTCGGTCACAGCAAATCAGGTTGCCTATATCGGCGACGACATGATCGACTGGCCAGTAATGGCACAGGTTGGTTTGAGCGTTGCCGTAGCGGACGCCCACCCGCTGCTGTTACCGCGTGCGAATTATGTCACTCGGATTGCGGGGGGGCGTGGCGCAGTGCGCGAGCTGTGTGATTTGATTCTGTTCTCGCAGGACAAGCTGGAGCATGCCAAAGGGTTGTCGATATGAGTAAAACCAAGCGTTGGCTGACCGCTTTTCTGGCTCTATTGGTGCTGATCCTCATCGGCTGGAATATTGCGGATGACGACACCGTATCGACACCCGATGCCAATGACCCAACGGTGCCAGTCTATACCAGCGAAAAGACCAACACGCAGGTATACAGCCCTGCGGGTAAACTAAGCTACAGGCTGATTTCGGAAAAAGCGGAGTATTTCAACGATGAGCAGTTGAGTTGGTTTACGACCCCCGTTGCCACGCTGTTCAATGAACAGGGCACGGCAACCTGGTCAGTACGCGCCGATCGCGCCAAGCTGACAAAAGACAGGATGCTCTATCTGTATGGCCACGTCGAGGTGAATAGCCTGACAAAGGACACTCAGCTTCAGCGCATCACAACGAATAATGCCCAGGTGAACCTGGTAACGCAGGACGTCTCTTCCGATGATGAAGTCACCCTGTACGGCGCCAGCTTTACCTCAAGCGGAATGAAAATGCGCGGGAATCTGCGCAATAAAACGGCCGAGTTGATCGAAAAGGTAAAAACCTCTTATGAAATCCAAAACCAATAACCTGATGCGTAACACCCTGATCGCCAGCTCGCTGTTTGCCGTCAGCGTTTCCGCCTTTGCCGTAACGGGTGACAGCAACCAACCTATTCACATTGATTCAGCACAGCAATCTCTGGACATGCAGGGCAACACAGTGACGTTCACTGGCAATGTTGTCGTGAAGCAAGGCACGATTGAGGTGAAAGCCGACAAGGTCGTCGTGACGCGCCCGCAAGGCGCACAAGGCAGTGAAGTCGTGGAAGGTTACGGTAACCCCGTGACGTTCTACCAGATGCAGGACAACGGTAAACCGGTAAAAGGCCACGCGCAGAAAATCCGCTACGAACTGGCTAAAGACATTCTGGTTCTGACAGGTAATGCCTATCTGGAACAGCAGGACAGCAATGTTAAAGGCGATCGCATCACTTATCTGGTGAAACAACAGCAGATGGAAGCGACCAGCGATAAAGGAAAACGCGTGACGACGGTGTTAGTCCCCTCTCAGCTTCAGGAGAAAGAGAACAAAAGCCAGCCTTCTCGTTCTCAGCAACCGCAACCACGGGTCACTGAATAAGTTATGGCAACATTAACCGCAGAAAATCTGGCTAAGGCGTACAAAGGCCGTAAGGTCGTGGAAAACGTCAGCCTCACCGTCAATTCCGGTGAAATCGTCGGCCTGCTCGGACCGAACGGTGCAGGGAAGACCACGACATTCTACATGGTAGTGGGCATCGTCCCGCGTGATGAAGGACGCATCGTCATTGACGACGATGACATCAGCCTGCTTCCTTTGCACGAACGTGCGCTGCGCGGCATCGGCTATCTGCCGCAGGAAGCCTCTATTTTCCGTCGCTTAAGCGTTTATGACAACCTGATGGCGGTGTTACAGATCCGTAAAGATCTGACGACCGAGCAGCAGGAAGATCGTGCCAATGAGCTAATGGAAGAATTCCATATTATTCATTTGCGCGATAGTCTGGGACAATCGCTGTCCGGTGGAGAAAGACGCCGCGTAGAGATTGCGCGTGCGCTGGCAGCGAATCCGAAGTTCATCCTACTGGATGAACCGTTTGCGGGCGTAGACCCGATCTCCGTACTGGATATAAAAAAAATCATTGAACATCTGCGTGACAGCGGGCTGGGCGTGTTGATTACCGATCATAACGTCCGCGAAACGCTTGATGTCTGTGAACGAGCCTACATCGTGAGTCAGGGCAACCTGATCGCCCACGGTTCACCGACCGATATTCTGACCGATGAACAGGTAAAACGCGTGTATCTGGGCGAAGGCTTCCGACTCTGATAGGGTAATATTTTCTCTTTGCAGTACTTATGGGACGTTAGCGCGATTTATGAAGCAAGGTTTGCAACTCAGGCTTAGCCAGCAACTGGCCATGACTCCACAGCTCCAACAGGCGATCCGCCTGTTGCAACTGTCCACGCTTGAATTGCAACAGGAGATTCAACTGGCGTTAGAAAGTAATCCGTTGCTCGAACAAACGGATCAGCACGACGAAATCGAGTCATTTGAAAAGGCAAACAGCGATTCACTGGATACCGGTGAAGCCCTTGAGCAACGGGATATGCCGGAAGAATTGCCGCTTGATGCCACCTGGGATGAAATCTACTCTGCAGGCACGCCGTCGGGCACCGGCACCGACTATCGCGATGAAGAATTGCCAATTTATCAAGGCGAAACTACGCAAACACTTCAGGATTACCTGATGTGGCAGGTTGAGCTGACGCCATTTTCCGACACCGACGCCGCTATCGCGACCTCTATCGTCGATGCGGTGGACAACACCGGTTACCTGACCGTACCGCTACAGGACATTCTTGACAGCATCGGTGACGACGACGTGACGCTGGAAGAAGTTGAAGCCGTACTCAAACGCGTGCAGCGCTTCGATCCCGTTGGCGTCGCCGCCCGCGACCTGCGCGATTGTCTGCTGGTGCAGCTTTCCCAGTTCGCTGACGACACGCCACGCCTGACCGAAGCTCGCCTGATCGTCAGCGATCATCTCGATCTGTTAGCCAACCATGATTTCCGCAGCTTGATCCGCATCACGCGCCTGAAAGAAGAGGTGCTGAAAGAAGCTCTGGCGCTGATCCAATCACTCGATCCCCGTCCAGGACAATCGATCAACACCGGTGAATCTGAATACGTTATCCCTGACGTACTGGTACGTAAAATTCAGGGAATCTGGTCCGTTGAATTGAACACCGACAGCGTTCCCCGTTTGCAGATTAATCAGCAGTATGCCGCGCTGGGTAACAGCGTGCGCAACGACAGCGACGGACAGTTTATCCGCAGCAACCTGCAAGAAGCGCGCTGGCTCATCAAAAGCCTGGAAAGTCGCAATGACACGCTGCTGAAGGTAACCCGCTGCATCGTCGAGCAGCAGCAGGATTTCTTCGATCAGGGTGAAGAATTCATGAGGCCCATGGTACTGGCAGACATCGCGCAGGCGGTGGATATGCATGAATCCACCATCTCACGCGTGACGACACAGAAGTTCCTGCACAGCCCACGCGGCATTTTTGAGCTAAAATATTTCTTCTCCAGCCACGTTAATACCGATAGCGGCGGAGAAGCCTCGTCAACGGCAATCCGCGCGTTGGTGAAGAAGCTTATTGCAGCGGAAAACCCGGTGAAGCCACTGAGCGATAGCAAGCTGACGGCGCTGCTCTCCGATCAGGGCATTATCGTGGCGCGGCGAACCGTTGCAAAATACCGAGAGTCTTTATCTATCCCACCATCGAATCAGCGTAAACAACTGATTTGATCTCAACAGAGAAGGAAGACACTATGCAGCTCAACATTACCGGACACCACATCGAGATCACTGAACCACTGCGTGATTTTGTGAATGGCAAATTCGCCAAATTAGAGCAGTATTTTGACCGGATTAATCAGGTCAATGTGGTATTGAGAGTGGAAAAAGTTCAGCAAATTGCCGAGGCCACGCTCCATGTTAATGGTGGGGAGCTGCATGCAACCTCCGAAGCGGCAGATATGTACGCCGCGATAGATTTATTGATTGATAAGCTGGCAAGACAGCTCAATAAGCACAAAGATAAACTCAAGCAGCACTAATCTTCTCCTTTGCCATTTGGCAAAGGAACAAACCCACGCTATCCGATGGATGGCGTGGGATCACCAGAAGTGAAAGCGTCGTTAAGTGAAAATAAAATGAGCCACGATCCCGTATTGCAACTCAGCACCGTCTTACGTCCTGAGTGCACCCGAAGCACCGTCCATTGCCAGAGTAAGAAACGGGCATTGGAAATTATCAGCGAGCTGGCCGCCTGGCAGCTTAACATTCCTTCGCAGATTATCTTTGATGCCATCCTGACCCGGGAGCGGATGGGCAGCACGGGAATCGGCGGCGGCATTGCCATTCCTCACGGCAAGCTGGAAGACGATAATGCGCTAGGTGCCATCGGTGTTTTCATCCAGTTAGAGCAACCGATCGCTTTCGATGCCATTGATAATCAGGCCGTTGATCTGCTTTTTGCCTTGCTGGTTCCGGCGGAACAATGTAAAACCCATCTGCATACCCTGTCGCTGGTTGCCAAGCGACTGGCGGATAAAACGGTTTGCCGACGCCTACGCGCAGCG
The window above is part of the Pectobacterium araliae genome. Proteins encoded here:
- the degS gene encoding outer membrane-stress sensor serine endopeptidase DegS, with protein sequence MLAKLLRSALFGALVAGIILAVLPFIGSGTSFLKSNGGNTDGSPVSYHQGVNRATPAVVNIYNRVANTEKPNEVAIHPLGSGVIMNDKGYLLTNKHVINNVQQIQIELSDGRLYEARVIGSDTLTDLAVLQIDGVNLPVIPMNPDRIPHVGDVVMAIGNPYNLGQTVTQGVISATGRVSLSTYGQQRSQVGRQNLLQTDASINHGNSGGALVNTLGELVGINTLSFDKSSNGETPEGISFAIPVALATKVMGKLIRDGRVVRGYIGINGVQLENIETSSLTNNNGAQGRLSGILVQTIDPGGPADKTGIRIEDVIVSVNNKPARSIIETMEQVSEIRPGTVIPVTIERDKKQFTLQMTIQEFPTQ
- the mlaD gene encoding outer membrane lipid asymmetry maintenance protein MlaD; translation: MQTKKTEVWVGVFMLIALAAILFLCLKVADLKSIGSEPTYRLHATFDNIGGLKARSPIRIGGVVVGRVADISLDEKTYLPRVAMDIQQRYDHIPDTSSLAIRTSGLLGEQYLALNIGFEDEEMGTAILKDGGVIQDTKSAMVLEDLIGQFLYKSGSNSEDNAGQSGTEPGADPAATPEHNNEPVPSHP
- the mlaC gene encoding phospholipid-binding protein MlaC, with product MFKRLLMVALLVVAPLANAADQTNPYSLMSEAAQKTFDRLKNEQPKIKQNPDYLRTIVREELLPYVQVKYAGALVLGRYYKDATPAQRDAYFKAFEAYLEQAYGQALALYHGQTYQIVSGQPLGNADIVSIRVTIVDNGGRPPVRLDFQWRKNSKTGNWQAFDMIAEGVSMITTKQNEWAAVLRQKGVDGLTQQLESSAKQTITLDQKK
- the ibaG gene encoding BolA family iron metabolism protein IbaG; translation: MENNEIKDVLMNALALEEAHVSGDGSHFQVTVVGGLFAGMSRVKKQQAVYAPLMEYIADNRIHALSIKAYTPEEWQRDRKLNGF
- the murA gene encoding UDP-N-acetylglucosamine 1-carboxyvinyltransferase, giving the protein MDKFRVQGPTRLAGEVTISGAKNAALPILFAALLAEEPVEIQNVPKLRDIDTTMKLLGQLGARVERNGSVHVDASDVNVFCAPYDLVKTMRASIWALGPLVARFGQGQVSLPGGCAIGARPVDLHIYGLEQLGAQIVLEEGYVKATVDGRLKGAHIVMDKVSVGATVTIMSAATLAEGTTIIENAAREPEIVDTANFLNTLGAKISGAGTDKITIEGVARLGGGVYRVVPDRIETGTFLVAAAVSRGQIICRNTRPDTLDAVLAKLREAGAEIEIGEDWISLDMHGKRPKAVTVRTSPHPGFPTDMQAQFSLLNLVAEGTGVITETIFENRFMHVPELIRMGAQAEIESNTVICHGVDKLSGAQVMATDLRASASLVLAGCIAEGVTIVDRIYHIDRGYDRIEDKLRGLGANIERVKEHE
- the mlaE gene encoding lipid asymmetry maintenance ABC transporter permease subunit MlaE; translation: MLLRTLASLGRQGISTSASFGRAGLMLFNALVGKPEFRKQWPLLVKQLYSVGVQSLLIIMVSGLFIGMVLGLQGYIILTTYSAEASLGMMVALSLLRELGPVVTALLFAGRAGSALTAEIGLMKATEQLSSMEMMAVDPLRRVVAPRFWAGLISMPLLAVIFVAVGIWGGGLVGVDWKGIDSGFFWSAMQGAVDWRQDVLNCVIKSIVFAITVTWIALFNGYDAIPTSEGISRATTRTVVHSSLAVLGLDFVLTALMFGN
- the mlaB gene encoding lipid asymmetry maintenance protein MlaB, with amino-acid sequence MANALNWQAQDATLALTGDLDRETLLPFWQQRESLLTGKTTLDVSGLNRVDSAGLALLMHVYQQPSSGGEIAIVGASDRLKTLIALYNLNEIIPVS
- a CDS encoding calcium/sodium antiporter, whose translation is MLFATLLLFVGLLLLVYGADRLVYGAAVLARSLGLPPFVIGITIVGFGTSLPELIVSVTAALNNQNDMAVGNVIGSNITNILLILGSAALIRPLTVHSTLLRRELPLMLSVTLLCGVLLHDSYLSRADGMMLLFAAILCLVLILRMAQQAQREGGDSLTREQLAELPQDDSNQMAAVLWLILGVIILPMAARMVVDNATVIARYFDVSELTIGLTILAIGTSLPELATAIVGTLKKEDDIALGNLIGSNIFNIAIVLGVPALLSPGVLNPQVFQRDYWVMLAASVLLTALCLSKKRRIGQGAGALLCCAFIAYLAALFCFS
- the mlaF gene encoding phospholipid ABC transporter ATP-binding protein MlaF, with product MNHEATNLVEIRGLSFRRGEREIFTDITLNVPKGKVTAIMGPSGIGKTTLLRLIGGQLPPGSGEIWFDGENIPTLSRSELYNARKKMSMLFQSGALFTDLNVFDNVAWPLREHTRLPESLLRSIVMMKLEAVGLRGAAELMPAELSGGMARRAALARAIALDPQLIMFDEPFVGQDPITLGTLVKLIDELNHALGVTCIVVSHDVPEVMSIADYAYIVADKRVVAEGTADELRANNDPQVRQFLDGIADGPVPFRFPAGDYKTSLLGSGG